In one [Limnothrix rosea] IAM M-220 genomic region, the following are encoded:
- a CDS encoding NYN domain-containing protein, whose protein sequence is MEFYKTRLSIFIDGNNMFYAQQKNNWFFDPRRVIDYFTCDPTIRLVNAFWYTGLKDSQDQRGFRDALISLGYTVRTKILKEYYDDISGRHSQKANLDIEIVVDMFNTVEQYDQVILFSGDGDFERAIELLRSKSTHITVVSTEGMIARELRNATDRYIDLNDLRPKIEKVEP, encoded by the coding sequence ATGGAATTTTATAAGACTCGCCTATCTATTTTTATAGATGGGAACAATATGTTTTATGCCCAACAAAAGAATAATTGGTTTTTTGATCCCCGCCGGGTGATTGATTATTTCACCTGCGACCCAACTATCCGTCTAGTCAATGCCTTTTGGTACACCGGGCTCAAGGATTCCCAAGACCAGCGAGGATTCCGTGACGCTCTCATTAGTTTGGGCTATACGGTGCGCACAAAAATCCTCAAGGAATACTACGACGATATTTCTGGTCGCCATTCCCAAAAGGCAAATCTTGATATCGAAATTGTGGTTGATATGTTTAATACTGTCGAACAATACGACCAAGTTATTTTATTTAGCGGCGACGGTGATTTTGAGCGGGCGATCGAGTTACTCCGTTCTAAAAGTACCCATATTACGGTTGTTTCGACGGAAGGCATGATTGCACGGGAACTCCGCAACGCAACGGATCGCTACATTGACCTCAATGATCTTCGTCCAAAAATTGAAAAAGTGGAGCCCTAG
- a CDS encoding RidA family protein, translating into MEKQIIRTDNAPAPVGPYNQAIAASGKMLFCSGQIAIDPSTNTIIEGDVQAQTKQVMANLEAVLTASGATWSNVVKTGVFLKDMNDFAAVNSIYASYFDEATAPARACVEVARLPKDVLVEIECIAVL; encoded by the coding sequence ATGGAAAAGCAAATTATCCGTACCGACAATGCCCCCGCTCCCGTCGGCCCCTACAATCAGGCGATCGCCGCCTCTGGCAAAATGCTGTTTTGTTCTGGACAAATTGCCATCGATCCCAGCACCAACACCATCATTGAAGGCGATGTCCAAGCCCAAACCAAACAAGTCATGGCAAATCTCGAAGCCGTATTAACCGCCTCCGGTGCAACTTGGAGCAACGTTGTCAAGACAGGCGTTTTTCTTAAAGACATGAACGATTTCGCCGCAGTTAATAGCATTTATGCGTCCTATTTTGACGAAGCAACCGCCCCCGCCCGTGCTTGCGTTGAAGTTGCCCGTTTACCCAAAGACGTTCTCGTTGAAATTGAATGTATTGCGGTGCTCTAG
- a CDS encoding 2-isopropylmalate synthase: MTKQDDRIIIFDTTLRDGEQSPGATLNGDEKLAIARALARLGVDVIEAGFPRASKGDFDAVQRIAGEVGIEGGPSICGLARATKGDIEAAGKALAPAANPRIHTFIATSDIHLQYKLRKSRQDVLAIAPEMVAYAKTFTDNVEFSPEDAGRSDPEFLYQILEAVIDAGATTVNIPDTVGYTTPAEFGGLIKGIKDNVPNIDKAIISVHGHNDLGLAVANFLEAVKNGARQLECTINGIGERAGNAALEELVMALHVRRQYYNPFLGRPVDSEEPLTNINTKEIYKTSRLVSNLTGLSVQANKAIVGVNAFAHESGIHQDGVLKNKLTYEIMDAQSIGLTDNQIILGKHSGRNAFRTRLAELGFDLSENDLNKAFVRFKDLADKKKEITDWDLEAIVKDETQQPPELFRLELVQVSCGDHAKPTATITVRTPEGEELTDAAIGTGPVDAIYKAINRVVQVPNELIEYSVQSVTAGIDAIGEVTIRLRHEGQIYSGHAANTDIVVASARAYIGALNRLYAAIKKIDTKKETVVS; the protein is encoded by the coding sequence ATGACTAAACAAGACGATCGCATTATCATTTTCGACACAACTTTACGTGATGGTGAACAATCTCCGGGGGCAACCCTCAATGGAGACGAAAAGCTGGCGATCGCCCGTGCCCTTGCTCGACTGGGTGTGGATGTTATTGAGGCAGGTTTCCCGAGAGCCAGTAAAGGTGACTTTGACGCGGTTCAGCGCATTGCTGGGGAAGTGGGTATCGAGGGTGGCCCTTCTATTTGTGGTTTAGCCCGCGCGACAAAAGGTGATATCGAAGCGGCTGGTAAGGCTTTGGCTCCGGCGGCGAATCCTCGCATTCATACCTTTATTGCAACTTCCGATATTCATTTGCAGTATAAGCTCCGCAAATCCCGTCAGGATGTTTTGGCGATCGCCCCAGAGATGGTGGCCTACGCGAAAACTTTTACGGATAATGTGGAATTTTCTCCAGAGGATGCGGGACGCTCTGACCCAGAATTTTTGTATCAAATCCTTGAAGCGGTTATTGATGCTGGCGCAACGACCGTTAATATCCCTGACACAGTGGGCTATACGACTCCCGCTGAATTTGGTGGTTTGATTAAGGGCATCAAAGACAATGTGCCAAACATCGACAAAGCGATCATTTCTGTCCACGGCCACAATGACCTCGGTTTAGCGGTGGCGAATTTCCTTGAAGCGGTTAAAAATGGCGCACGTCAACTGGAATGCACCATCAATGGCATCGGTGAGCGAGCGGGTAATGCGGCACTAGAAGAACTCGTGATGGCGCTCCATGTCCGCCGCCAATATTACAATCCTTTCCTCGGCCGCCCAGTCGATTCTGAAGAGCCTTTGACTAATATCAATACGAAGGAAATCTATAAAACGTCTCGCCTAGTTTCCAATCTCACGGGTTTGTCGGTGCAGGCCAATAAGGCGATCGTGGGTGTAAATGCCTTTGCCCACGAGTCGGGGATTCACCAAGATGGCGTGCTAAAAAATAAGCTCACCTACGAGATTATGGATGCCCAGTCCATTGGTTTAACCGATAACCAAATTATTTTGGGTAAGCACTCTGGGCGTAATGCCTTCCGTACCCGCTTGGCGGAGTTGGGTTTTGACCTTTCTGAAAATGATCTGAATAAAGCTTTTGTCCGCTTTAAGGATCTGGCGGATAAGAAAAAGGAGATTACCGATTGGGATTTAGAGGCGATCGTTAAGGACGAAACGCAACAGCCCCCTGAACTTTTCCGTTTAGAGTTGGTGCAGGTGTCCTGTGGTGATCATGCGAAGCCCACGGCAACGATTACTGTTCGCACGCCTGAAGGGGAAGAGCTAACGGATGCGGCGATCGGTACTGGCCCCGTTGACGCGATTTACAAGGCGATTAACCGTGTGGTGCAAGTGCCCAATGAGCTGATTGAGTACTCCGTGCAATCGGTAACGGCGGGTATTGATGCTATTGGTGAGGTGACGATTCGTCTGCGCCATGAAGGTCAGATTTATTCTGGTCATGCGGCCAATACTGATATTGTTGTCGCTTCCGCGCGAGCCTATATCGGCGCGTTAAATCGTCTTTATGCTGCGATCAAAAAAATCGACACGAAAAAGGAAACGGTGGTTAGCTAA
- a CDS encoding DUF445 domain-containing protein — protein sequence MNFWTLLLPPVAGTVIGYFTNDIAINMLFRPYKPIYIGDRPLPFTPGLIPRNQDRLARNISRIIMGSLLTPDELQNLAKKLLQTERIDAAIRWLLNLAFDQIQGEREQKTANILAGILHDLFSESLPRLVKIWAREETFLEEQVYQLFDQVILDFQLSESQSRQFTDWALRTVLTPDNIRQALIDFLTDKNIEIIDTGFREKSSGTYWVVANIFGLKSSLTRLRAFCLEEREIANARLQELLLSLKVRTKLRLWLQSLSLQNLPVATVRQLRKTFHQTIRAYLQDKGADLIKYVGDSVDWENVALIILRRLQSSQVVNQSLGMVSQELALVLERYLEKDLEKLIAQVIPILAIDQVIIDRINATSPRELERAIQGIVKNELQAIVNLGGILGFLVGVAQSVILLLN from the coding sequence TTGAATTTTTGGACATTGTTGTTACCTCCGGTGGCGGGCACTGTAATTGGTTACTTTACCAACGACATAGCAATTAATATGCTATTTCGCCCCTACAAACCCATCTACATCGGCGATCGCCCGTTACCCTTTACCCCCGGCCTCATTCCCCGCAACCAAGACCGTCTTGCCCGTAATATTTCGCGCATTATTATGGGGTCTTTACTCACACCCGATGAACTTCAAAATCTCGCGAAAAAACTTTTACAAACCGAACGCATTGATGCAGCCATTCGTTGGTTACTAAATCTCGCCTTTGATCAAATTCAAGGAGAGCGCGAACAAAAGACCGCAAACATTTTGGCCGGTATTTTACATGACCTATTTAGTGAATCCTTGCCACGCCTCGTTAAAATTTGGGCAAGGGAAGAGACTTTTTTAGAAGAGCAAGTCTATCAACTTTTTGACCAAGTAATCCTCGATTTTCAGCTGAGCGAATCACAATCTCGCCAGTTTACCGACTGGGCGCTACGGACAGTTTTAACGCCGGATAATATTCGTCAGGCGCTCATTGATTTTTTAACGGACAAAAATATTGAAATTATTGATACTGGTTTCCGCGAAAAATCTAGTGGAACCTATTGGGTTGTTGCGAATATTTTTGGTTTAAAAAGTAGTTTGACGCGATTGCGAGCATTTTGCCTCGAAGAGCGGGAAATCGCCAATGCGCGTTTGCAAGAATTACTACTATCACTAAAAGTGCGCACCAAATTACGGTTATGGTTGCAAAGTCTATCTCTGCAAAATTTACCGGTGGCAACGGTCAGACAACTGCGCAAAACCTTCCACCAAACAATTCGTGCCTATCTACAAGACAAGGGTGCAGATCTGATTAAATATGTGGGTGATTCTGTTGATTGGGAAAATGTTGCGCTGATTATTTTGCGTCGTCTGCAATCTTCCCAAGTTGTCAATCAATCCCTCGGTATGGTGAGTCAAGAGTTAGCCTTAGTTTTAGAACGTTATCTCGAAAAAGACCTCGAAAAATTGATTGCGCAGGTCATTCCAATTTTGGCGATTGATCAAGTGATTATTGACCGAATTAATGCGACTAGTCCAAGGGAACTTGAACGGGCAATTCAAGGCATTGTTAAAAATGAATTGCAGGCGATCGTCAATCTCGGTGGGATTCTTGGTTTTTTAGTTGGCGTTGCCCAATCTGTTATTTTGCTGCTGAATTAA
- a CDS encoding NUDIX domain-containing protein: MTYKNPAPTVDILIELVDRPHRPIVLIERKNEPFGWAIPGGFVDYGESVEIAAKREALEETSLKINLVEQFCVYSDPSRDRRKHTISIVFIATAIGEPIAADDAKTIQIFQPWETPKNLCFDHERILQDYWSYRHHGIRPRFGS, encoded by the coding sequence GTGACCTACAAAAATCCTGCACCGACGGTTGATATTCTCATCGAACTGGTAGATCGTCCCCACCGACCGATTGTTTTAATCGAGCGCAAAAACGAACCGTTTGGCTGGGCGATTCCCGGCGGTTTTGTAGACTATGGCGAATCGGTAGAAATAGCAGCAAAGCGCGAAGCTCTGGAAGAAACATCTTTAAAAATAAATTTAGTCGAGCAATTCTGTGTGTATTCCGATCCGTCGCGCGATCGCCGCAAACATACCATTAGCATTGTGTTTATTGCCACTGCCATAGGAGAACCCATCGCCGCCGACGATGCCAAAACAATCCAAATTTTTCAGCCTTGGGAAACACCAAAAAATCTTTGTTTTGATCACGAGCGCATTTTGCAGGATTATTGGTCATACCGTCACCATGGGATTCGTCCCCGCTTCGGTTCCTAA